A single Saccharolobus shibatae B12 DNA region contains:
- a CDS encoding ABC transporter ATP-binding protein, which yields MLLEVKNLKIYFYTKRGVVKAVDDVNLYLDKGEIVGLAGESGSGKSTIGYGMMRLVPFPGKIEGGEILFKGENILKLDEETFRKNYRWKKIAMVFQGSMSGFTPVFKIKDQIIEVLRIHGWNGDYDKRVNELFKMVNMDPQLAEKYPHELSGGQKQRAFIAMALALNPEILIADEPTTALDVMVQEHILNLLKKLRKELNLSIIFITHDLALLSEISDRDYMLYAGKVMESGPSEVIFKKPRHPYTSMLIESIATLDKDIIKGIPGSMPDLSNPPVGCRFNTRCPFARDVCFKEEPKMKTFSDGDEVACWLY from the coding sequence ATGTTACTTGAAGTAAAAAATTTAAAAATTTACTTTTACACAAAAAGAGGCGTTGTAAAGGCCGTTGACGATGTTAACCTATACTTGGATAAGGGAGAGATTGTTGGACTAGCTGGGGAAAGTGGATCTGGAAAGAGCACAATAGGCTATGGTATGATGAGACTTGTACCGTTTCCCGGTAAAATTGAGGGTGGAGAGATACTATTCAAAGGTGAGAATATACTAAAGCTAGACGAGGAGACTTTTAGAAAAAATTATAGGTGGAAGAAGATAGCGATGGTATTTCAAGGTTCAATGTCTGGGTTTACTCCAGTGTTCAAGATAAAGGATCAAATAATTGAGGTTTTACGTATTCATGGCTGGAATGGAGATTATGACAAAAGAGTTAATGAGCTGTTCAAAATGGTTAACATGGATCCGCAGTTGGCTGAGAAGTATCCCCATGAGCTTTCTGGAGGTCAAAAACAAAGGGCTTTCATTGCAATGGCCCTAGCCTTAAATCCAGAGATCTTGATAGCAGACGAACCAACAACAGCCCTAGATGTGATGGTACAAGAACACATTCTTAACCTACTAAAGAAATTAAGAAAGGAGTTGAACTTGTCCATAATTTTCATAACTCATGATTTGGCCTTACTTTCTGAGATTTCAGATAGAGATTACATGCTATATGCCGGTAAAGTTATGGAAAGTGGGCCTTCAGAAGTTATATTCAAAAAACCTAGACACCCTTATACTTCAATGCTAATTGAATCAATTGCCACATTGGATAAGGATATAATAAAAGGTATACCGGGATCCATGCCAGATCTCTCAAACCCACCAGTGGGTTGTAGATTCAATACTCGATGTCCCTTCGCTAGGGATGTTTGTTTTAAGGAAGAACCTAAAATGAAAACGTTCTCAGATGGTGATGAGGTTGCCTGTTGGCTCTATTAG
- a CDS encoding ABC transporter ATP-binding protein, translating into MVMRLPVGSISNYVVKVEDLKVYFTKGGVFSKKYIVKALDGVTLSIREKEVMGVVGESGSGKTTLGRVTIGLQKPTSGNVYIKVDNREINVNKAKLKDINKYVQMIYQDPYSSIDPIMRVYDVLAMPLRYRKEADIDGKIEEAMRLVDLPLELLENRVYQLSGGQRQRLSIARAIVVNPKYIVADEPTTMLDASLKGEILKIIKDARESKGFSFMLITHELPIAKIISDRIAVLYLGKVVELGNSNEIIKNPLHPYTQGLIEVYPRIDPSLRDKMKEIKIKVDIVRPDKGCVFYPRCPFAMPKCKEQEPELKEISPGHYVACWLY; encoded by the coding sequence ATGGTGATGAGGTTGCCTGTTGGCTCTATTAGTAATTATGTAGTTAAAGTGGAAGACCTAAAAGTGTATTTCACTAAGGGTGGAGTATTTAGTAAGAAGTATATAGTTAAGGCATTAGATGGTGTGACACTGAGTATAAGAGAAAAGGAAGTTATGGGAGTTGTGGGTGAAAGTGGATCTGGTAAAACAACTTTAGGTAGAGTAACGATAGGTCTTCAAAAGCCTACTTCTGGTAATGTTTATATTAAAGTTGATAATAGGGAGATTAATGTAAATAAGGCAAAATTGAAAGACATTAACAAATACGTTCAAATGATATATCAAGATCCTTATTCATCTATAGATCCTATAATGAGAGTTTACGATGTTTTAGCAATGCCGTTGAGGTACAGAAAAGAGGCTGATATAGATGGAAAGATAGAGGAAGCAATGAGGTTAGTTGATCTTCCACTTGAACTGTTGGAAAATAGAGTATATCAGTTATCTGGTGGGCAAAGACAGAGGCTAAGTATAGCTAGGGCTATAGTTGTGAACCCTAAATACATAGTTGCAGATGAACCTACTACAATGTTAGACGCTTCACTAAAGGGAGAGATACTAAAGATAATAAAGGACGCTAGGGAAAGTAAAGGTTTTTCGTTTATGCTTATAACACATGAGCTACCAATAGCTAAAATAATTTCAGATAGGATTGCAGTGCTGTATTTGGGAAAGGTAGTAGAGTTGGGAAACTCAAATGAGATTATTAAAAACCCGTTACATCCGTATACTCAAGGTCTAATTGAGGTATATCCTAGAATAGATCCCTCGCTAAGGGATAAAATGAAGGAAATAAAGATTAAGGTTGATATAGTGAGGCCAGATAAGGGATGTGTATTTTACCCAAGATGCCCATTTGCAATGCCTAAGTGTAAGGAACAAGAGCCGGAGCTAAAGGAAATTTCTCCAGGTCATTACGTAGCATGTTG
- a CDS encoding ABC transporter permease — protein MSKRNVGFSSYLRDFLSSKIGLAGLIILIILLIFTGIAISIPAKVYASWNNPASWNQYPEHVPPAWLSIFYPNKYFTTEELSPINMSLYSPAKNIFVAVITYQFNWSKVLPAYNVYFITSTNVTPIEEVIYWSKPDGYTLQINVPNGVFNVPFDLTSIRGDILNYISSITGKTPNIVNSTVLSSALFNSPKSNFTITEQGKYVVKIEIVSSSPMNITKSGLLLLGNSYGLMGTDYFGRPLDLGVLLGLPNALEIGALTSLVAVLVGIFVGGISGYLGGNKDSAIQWLTLVFLALPALPFLVAVSFVTQPNLEIEALLIAFLSWPFYAIIARSMALSIKSNSFVEADKLLGIPSYRVFFTHFMPRLIPITVAYMALGVPAGILLAQTLAFLGIAPANIVTWGGILDAAETYQAQVNGWWWWVVFPGAMIVIVAIPFVLIGFAIERVTLGER, from the coding sequence TTGAGCAAAAGAAATGTAGGTTTTTCCTCTTATCTCAGAGATTTTTTGTCTAGTAAAATCGGATTGGCAGGTCTTATAATTTTAATTATTTTACTTATATTTACTGGAATAGCCATATCTATTCCTGCAAAAGTTTACGCATCTTGGAATAATCCAGCATCTTGGAATCAGTATCCAGAACATGTACCTCCAGCTTGGTTATCTATCTTTTACCCAAACAAGTATTTCACAACTGAGGAGTTATCACCAATAAATATGTCCCTATATTCTCCTGCGAAAAATATATTCGTAGCAGTAATAACATACCAATTCAATTGGTCTAAAGTCTTACCGGCTTATAACGTATATTTCATAACTTCAACAAATGTTACCCCTATTGAGGAAGTAATATATTGGAGTAAACCAGATGGTTATACCTTACAGATAAACGTTCCAAATGGAGTATTTAATGTGCCATTTGACCTTACAAGTATTAGAGGTGATATTTTGAATTATATATCTTCGATTACCGGAAAAACACCAAATATAGTTAATAGCACTGTATTATCATCAGCGTTATTTAACTCTCCAAAATCCAATTTTACAATAACTGAACAAGGGAAGTATGTAGTTAAGATAGAAATAGTATCATCTTCGCCTATGAACATTACAAAGTCAGGGTTACTCTTATTGGGGAATTCTTACGGTTTGATGGGAACTGACTATTTCGGAAGGCCATTGGATTTAGGAGTTCTTTTAGGATTGCCGAATGCGTTAGAAATAGGCGCATTAACTTCACTAGTTGCTGTACTCGTGGGAATTTTTGTGGGAGGCATTTCTGGTTATTTGGGTGGAAACAAGGATTCTGCAATACAGTGGCTTACCTTAGTATTCTTAGCATTACCAGCTCTTCCCTTTTTAGTTGCAGTCTCATTTGTAACGCAACCTAATCTGGAAATTGAAGCACTACTAATAGCATTCTTGTCTTGGCCATTTTACGCTATAATAGCTAGGTCAATGGCTTTATCAATAAAGTCAAATAGTTTTGTTGAGGCTGATAAACTACTTGGAATACCATCATATAGAGTATTCTTTACACACTTTATGCCTAGACTAATACCAATAACAGTAGCTTATATGGCTCTAGGTGTTCCAGCAGGAATACTTCTAGCCCAAACGTTAGCCTTTTTAGGAATTGCTCCAGCAAACATAGTAACTTGGGGTGGAATTTTAGACGCTGCAGAAACCTATCAAGCACAAGTTAACGGATGGTGGTGGTGGGTAGTGTTTCCTGGAGCCATGATTGTTATTGTGGCAATACCTTTCGTGCTAATAGGTTTCGCAATAGAGAGAGTCACATTAGGTGAGAGGTAA